Proteins encoded by one window of Yersinia massiliensis:
- the sicA gene encoding type III secretion system translocator chaperone SicA, which translates to MNQNHDAEQSQNEDMEAVLDDVCQALMDGASYKDIHGIPQSTMDGLYAYAYEFYQQGKLDEAETFFRFLSIYDFYNTDYVMGLAAIYQLTKRYSKAAELYSLAFVLAKDDYRPLFHAGQCNLMMKKSSAALHCFESTYNGTLDTELQQKSSVYITALKRNLTEKRQTEEST; encoded by the coding sequence ATGAACCAGAACCATGATGCAGAACAAAGCCAAAATGAAGATATGGAAGCTGTGCTTGATGACGTTTGTCAGGCATTAATGGATGGCGCTAGTTATAAAGATATTCACGGTATCCCACAAAGTACAATGGATGGACTTTATGCTTATGCGTATGAGTTTTATCAACAGGGTAAGTTAGACGAAGCCGAAACGTTTTTCCGTTTTCTCAGTATATATGATTTTTATAATACTGATTATGTTATGGGGCTAGCAGCAATTTACCAACTGACAAAACGTTATTCCAAAGCAGCAGAACTTTATTCTCTTGCTTTTGTTCTGGCTAAAGATGATTACCGTCCATTATTTCATGCGGGTCAGTGCAACTTGATGATGAAAAAAAGTAGCGCGGCACTGCATTGCTTTGAAAGTACTTATAACGGGACATTGGATACTGAGTTACAGCAGAAATCTTCCGTATATATCACCGCATTGAAACGAAATCTGACTGAGAAAAGGCAGACAGAAGAATCAACTTGA